In Candidatus Auribacterota bacterium, a single window of DNA contains:
- the gspG gene encoding type II secretion system major pseudopilin GspG, translating to MALRKKGFTLIELLVVMVILGLLVGIVGPRVMRRIKPAKIQAAKVQVASLEQALQHYYLENNAAYPASLEALVPEYIEGIPMDPWGKPYAYHFPGSHNKDFDIESGGPDGAIGGEDDVTNYTK from the coding sequence ATGGCATTGAGAAAAAAGGGATTCACGCTGATCGAGCTCCTCGTCGTCATGGTGATTCTCGGCCTCCTGGTGGGCATTGTCGGCCCGCGGGTGATGCGGCGGATAAAGCCCGCAAAGATTCAGGCCGCGAAGGTTCAGGTCGCCAGCCTCGAGCAGGCGCTCCAGCACTACTACCTTGAGAACAACGCGGCGTACCCCGCCTCGCTGGAGGCGCTCGTCCCGGAATACATTGAGGGCATCCCCATGGATCCATGGGGGAAGCCTTACGCGTACCACTTCCCCGGCTCCCACAACAAGGACTTCGACATCGAGTCGGGCGGGCCGGACGGAGCGATCGGCGGCGAGGATGACGTCACCAACTACACAAAATAG
- the gspF gene encoding type II secretion system inner membrane protein GspF, whose amino-acid sequence MPAFEYKALDQNGNAATGVIDADSAKDARAKLRLQQLFAVEIKETEKGISLSTKVSVKTLFKRVGLRETTVVTRQLATLLKAGLPLVRALQAIEDQLADSPLRTHIIEVREDVNRGVSLADALGKHPKIFSDLYVNMVRAGESAGALDSILERLATFNEKMLALQNKVRSAMIYPIFMSVIAVIAVGLLLTFVVPTITKVFTETKQNMPGPTVLLLNASRFMKSYWWVLILVGVSLTVLMKRARKKKGVKFFMDRLKLRMPVFGPLARKMAVSRFARTLSILTASGVPILKAMGIVRTIVNNEVLSKAIDDAAEAVGAGKSISEPLAKSGVFPPIVTHMIAVGETSGKIEDMLQNVADAYDTEVENAVVALVSLLEPAMIIIMGGVVGFIVFAILLPIFEMNQMVK is encoded by the coding sequence ATTTGAATACAAGGCGCTCGACCAGAACGGCAACGCGGCCACCGGCGTGATCGATGCCGATTCGGCAAAGGACGCGCGCGCCAAGCTCCGCCTCCAGCAGCTCTTCGCGGTCGAGATCAAGGAGACCGAGAAGGGCATCAGCCTGAGCACCAAGGTGAGCGTCAAAACCCTGTTCAAACGCGTCGGGCTGCGCGAGACCACCGTGGTGACGCGGCAGCTCGCGACGCTGCTCAAGGCCGGCCTCCCGCTCGTTCGCGCGCTCCAGGCGATTGAAGACCAGCTCGCGGACAGCCCCCTCCGCACGCACATCATCGAGGTGCGCGAAGACGTCAACAGGGGGGTGAGCCTCGCCGACGCGCTCGGGAAGCACCCGAAGATATTCTCGGATCTCTACGTGAACATGGTGCGCGCGGGTGAATCCGCCGGCGCGCTCGACAGCATCCTGGAGCGGCTCGCCACATTCAACGAGAAGATGCTCGCGCTCCAGAACAAGGTCCGCTCGGCGATGATCTACCCCATATTCATGTCGGTGATCGCGGTGATCGCGGTGGGGCTCCTCCTCACCTTCGTGGTCCCGACGATCACCAAGGTATTCACGGAGACCAAGCAGAATATGCCGGGGCCGACCGTGCTGCTCTTGAACGCGAGCCGGTTCATGAAGAGCTACTGGTGGGTGCTCATCCTCGTCGGGGTGAGCCTCACCGTCCTCATGAAACGGGCCAGGAAGAAGAAGGGCGTCAAGTTTTTCATGGACAGGCTCAAGCTGCGCATGCCGGTGTTCGGCCCGCTCGCGCGCAAGATGGCGGTCTCGCGGTTCGCCCGGACGCTCTCCATACTGACCGCGAGCGGCGTCCCCATCCTGAAGGCGATGGGCATCGTCCGCACCATCGTCAACAACGAGGTGCTCTCAAAGGCCATTGACGACGCGGCTGAAGCGGTGGGGGCGGGGAAATCGATCTCCGAGCCGCTCGCGAAGAGCGGGGTCTTTCCGCCGATCGTCACGCACATGATCGCCGTGGGCGAGACGAGCGGGAAGATCGAGGACATGCTCCAGAATGTGGCCGACGCCTATGATACGGAGGTGGAGAACGCCGTGGTGGCCCTCGTCTCCCTTCTCGAGCCGGCAATGATCATCATCATGGGAGGGGTGGTGGGGTTCATCGTGTTCGCCATCCTCCTGCCGATTTTCGAGATGAACCAAATGGTAAAGTAA
- a CDS encoding prepilin-type N-terminal cleavage/methylation domain-containing protein: MSRRRDNRTAPGRRGFTIAEVLVAILITSIIAGVIYGSYMGGLRIIYDSQQDMERTHMASLILDRITSDLACAFLRADKEYLVFVGEEGAEGEYPSDSVTCISSYHERPRRDARESTLSEVSYSLDPGDRDELFILRREDPTLDDDPFSGGETRVIGEGVAGLKFEYSGEEGWASSWDSRESSSLPTAVRVKLIFRTEEEAGGGEGEEAVRYTTFVTETAIPAGGNWEEKEEEEKEAAGEKQKK, encoded by the coding sequence GTGAGCAGGAGAAGGGATAACCGCACCGCCCCCGGGCGGCGCGGCTTCACCATAGCCGAGGTACTGGTGGCAATACTCATCACCAGTATTATCGCAGGCGTCATCTACGGCTCCTACATGGGAGGCCTGAGGATTATCTATGATTCGCAACAAGATATGGAACGAACCCACATGGCCAGCCTCATCCTCGACCGCATCACATCAGACCTCGCGTGCGCGTTCCTGAGGGCCGACAAAGAATATCTGGTCTTTGTGGGGGAAGAAGGCGCCGAGGGTGAATACCCATCCGACAGCGTGACCTGTATCAGTTCCTACCACGAGCGGCCGCGGAGGGACGCCCGGGAAAGCACCCTGAGCGAGGTGAGCTACTCACTCGACCCCGGCGACAGGGACGAGCTGTTCATCCTCAGGCGTGAAGACCCCACGCTCGATGATGACCCCTTTTCCGGCGGCGAGACGAGGGTTATCGGAGAGGGGGTCGCCGGACTGAAATTTGAGTACAGTGGAGAGGAGGGTTGGGCCTCCTCATGGGATTCCCGGGAGAGCTCCTCACTCCCCACCGCCGTTCGGGTCAAACTCATCTTCCGCACGGAAGAGGAAGCAGGGGGGGGAGAAGGCGAGGAGGCCGTGAGGTACACCACCTTCGTCACGGAGACCGCCATCCCCGCGGGAGGGAACTGGGAGGAAAAAGAGGAGGAGGAGAAAGAAGCGGCGGGAGAGAAACAGAAGAAATGA
- the gspI gene encoding type II secretion system minor pseudopilin GspI → MNTRIKRNFPSHRPRCGTHRGFTLVEVMVALVIISIGMVTLLSTHVISTRTYAEAKATTVCSLLAQQKLAELQAGELPPPGETSGGFEDNEHYQWTLSVRETELEALREVTLEVSLRPPEEIEETEGMPKVTVTTSLADLGKPEEEEEGEQEKG, encoded by the coding sequence ATGAACACACGGATAAAAAGGAATTTTCCCTCCCACCGGCCCCGTTGCGGTACGCACCGCGGCTTCACCCTCGTGGAGGTCATGGTCGCCCTGGTGATCATATCCATCGGCATGGTAACCCTCCTCTCAACGCATGTGATCAGCACGCGAACCTACGCCGAGGCGAAGGCGACGACCGTGTGCAGCCTGCTTGCACAGCAAAAGCTCGCTGAGCTGCAGGCAGGTGAACTCCCCCCGCCGGGGGAGACGAGCGGGGGGTTTGAGGATAACGAGCACTATCAGTGGACGCTCTCCGTCAGGGAGACCGAACTGGAAGCGCTGCGCGAGGTGACGCTCGAGGTTTCGCTCAGGCCTCCCGAGGAGATCGAAGAGACAGAGGGCATGCCGAAAGTAACCGTGACGACCTCCCTGGCCGATCTCGGGAAGCCGGAAGAAGAGGAAGAGGGTGAGCAGGAGAAGGGATAA
- a CDS encoding GspH/FimT family pseudopilin produces MTSPTTQNRSPARGFTLIELCVVLVIISLILAIAVPRYGGFMTRGTMRSEARRLAALARYLRSEASRSGSVYYLNFSVEKGTYWVTVAGGRGRPVEERTHLTRPRPLPEGIRLKDVAIVGRAGKSQGRQMVAFYPKGESDEAIIHFSDYGGKQFYSLHIKPYSGRSVIYDYYFKGYKEIYHKGIF; encoded by the coding sequence ATGACGTCACCAACTACACAAAATAGATCGCCGGCGCGCGGCTTCACCCTCATCGAGCTCTGCGTGGTGCTGGTGATCATCTCGCTCATCCTGGCAATCGCCGTACCCCGCTACGGCGGATTCATGACGCGCGGCACCATGCGCAGCGAGGCGCGGCGGCTCGCGGCGCTGGCGCGGTACCTCAGAAGCGAGGCGTCCCGGTCAGGGAGCGTGTACTATCTGAATTTCAGCGTGGAGAAGGGCACATACTGGGTGACGGTCGCCGGTGGGCGGGGCCGGCCCGTGGAGGAACGAACCCATCTCACCAGGCCGCGGCCGCTCCCCGAGGGGATCAGGCTTAAGGATGTCGCCATTGTGGGGCGCGCGGGGAAAAGCCAGGGGAGACAGATGGTCGCCTTTTATCCGAAGGGCGAAAGCGATGAAGCGATCATCCATTTCAGCGATTACGGCGGGAAGCAGTTCTACTCATTGCACATCAAGCCCTACAGCGGGCGGTCGGTGATATACGACTACTATTTCAAGGGGTACAAGGAGATATACCACAAGGGGATATTTTAG